The Mycosarcoma maydis chromosome 6, whole genome shotgun sequence genomic sequence CGTGACCTCGAGAAGATCGTAAAACTTTGTCTCCTTGACCATGATTGCGACTTGGTATGCGAGGGATTGCGAGAGAATAGATGAATCGGCAGAACTACGCTAGAGTGTGAAAGAAAAGCGGACCAGACGGCAAGCGAAACGAGATGATCGTGTCGCGCGACAAAATTGAGCCTAGCACTTGAAAGCGGATAAGAGAGTCGTGTGAGCGGGTTCACGGGTGCGTCCGAATGTATGGCAGCGCTTTTGGAGTAGTTAATGGAGGTGACCAGCGATGACGGATGGCCCGTATACGATGTGAGCGTGAGTCGTGTGGTGAGAAGATGGAAGAACCGAAAGATGTAATGCTTGACTGAAGCAGAGTAATCAGAGCGGCAAAGCGGCTTCAAAATTACAAGTGAGCGTTGTTGAGCGGTTACGCAGTCGAgcgacactcacgactcacgactcccCTTTTCAAACCGCAGCAAAAGCTGTTTGCTGAAATTCGCCAGAgacactcacaactcacaactgaAACCCAGCATCTCCCGCTGCAGATCTAAATCACACATTCTAAACGATCCAACATGCAGAGAAAGGGGTCAGGATGGATCGCGAGTTGACTGTTCTGCTGATAGCTCACACAACTTGCATGACAGCGTGATGAGGACGCTTGTGCGGTGATAACTTTGTGCTGCGCAGTACCAGAGCTCTGACAAGGCACGAGCTTCGACGAGAGCTTCTGGTCGGATCTGGAACCGACAAAGCTTAGCTACTCGAGGCTCTCAGGTGTGTGGCtgttgagctcgacatcTGCGATTTGCGTAATGCTGAAGCGCAAATTTTTTATGGCTAATCAACCTTCGAAAGGGTTCTATCGTGTCGATTGTCCATCTTCCAGCGCTTTCTATTTTCACcatacattcgtgatttcacgattccgcGGCTGGCGATGGACAGGGTTTTACCGATGTCCCGATTGAGCCAGTATCGGGTGACCCGATACCACacatcgtgaatcggtCATTTCGTGGTTGTGATTTGATTTTGTGCTTCCACGTCTGCAAGCCCACGCGCGTGCATACAAGTGACTGACGTGTTGGACTCGAATCCGCTTTTCTTCTCAATCGTAAAGCCGACTTCGGCGCTGTGCGTTGCAAGTCTGTCGGCACACCCATCCACGGTTCCAACCCCCATCgccagctcaagcagtCTCCTCAGCGCAAGGTCACCCTATCTAGATACAGCTGCCCTGAGGTGCTTCACTTCTACAAAGATCTACGTCGCGCCGCCTAAGACTCATTAGCGTGCGGAACCCACACCTCGGCTTCATTTTGACACGTCGCCAACTCTTAGGTTGCATAGTTAGCGGGAATCCAGCGCAATTTCTCGTCAACCTCGACCAACCAATCTCTCTTAGCTCCATCATCAACGAGCCGACTCATACAATATCCGAGCACAGCTCTGTTCCAGAACTCCGCAATCATGTCGAGTGATAGAGATCTTTTTATCACCTATGGCGTTCTAATGGGCGGTGCCGTGGCACCTATCTACTTTGGATCGTTCGCATCGCTCAAGACGCCCAAGACCACTAGGGATCTGTTGAAAGCTGcgcgcaagaagcgcaaggctGCAAAAGGTTCGGACGATTCCGACTCTGATAgcgactcggactcggatTCGGATttggacgatgatgacaCATTAGATCGAGTCACTTCGTCTGATGCCATTTGGTTCCCCATCATGGGCTCGGCGGTGCTTTTTGGCCTCTTCCTTGTCTTCAAGTACCTGAACAAGGAGTACGTCAACCTGCTCCTCAGCTTCTACTTTGGCTTCATCGGTTGTCTTGCTCTCAGTCAAGCACTAGTCTCAACCAGCCGCGCCATTGTAGGTCGCGAGTTGTGGAAGAAGCTACCCATCTTTCGACTCTATCTCGATCAGCGCGGTCAGGGTCGCCTTTTCAAGCTTTCCTTCACCCACGTTGACGTGGCGTTGATCTTCGTGTCGGCCGTGCTGGTTGGCGTGTATCTGGTCACCAAGAGTTGGATCATCAGCAACTTACTCGCCCTTTCCTTGTCGCTCAATGCCATCGCGCTCATGTCGCTCGACTCGTTTCGCACGGGTGCCATCATGCTCGGTGGTCTGTTCGTATACGACATCTTTTGGGTGTTTGCTACTCCTGTCATGGTTTCGGTCGCACGCAACTTTGACGCTCCCATCAAAATCGTTTGGCCCAGAAACATGCTCCAAGTTTTGTTGGCGCTCCAAGCTCGCGAGCCGCAACCCAAGCTGCAATTCAGCATGCTTGGATTGGGCGACATTGTGATCCCGGGTATCTTTGTTGCACTTGCCCTTCGTTACGACCAGCTCGTGGCTAGCGAGGCCAAGCCTTCTTTGGGCTTCACCAAGTCATACACTCGCTTTGACAAGCCCTACTTCAAAGCAACTCTGGCTGCGTACGTGGCGGGGCTTGCTACCACCATGGGAGTGATGCACTTCTTCCAGGCGGCGCAACCCGCGCTGCTGTACTTGAGTCCTGCTTGTACTGGCGCCGTGTTCCTGACTGCTGCGCTTCGCGGCGAGTTCAAGGACGTATGGAACTGGACagatggcgagcaagagcaagacaaAGGCAAGGAGCAGACCAAGTTCAACGACAGCAACGGCGCCAAGGAGCCAAAGCATGGCGTGAGACGGTCCAGTCGCCGAGCAATTTCCTCCAAAAAGGACTGAGCTGTAATTTGTCATCTTTCCTCGATTGTCCACTAACATGGCCTGACTAGAATCGTGCCATCATCCCTCCGCCACTGTGGAGAGCGGAGTCAATGAGAACATATCGGAGCTCCGACTCCTGCTGTCACCAATGTACTGTGCCATTTCAACTTCAAGGAGAGGTTTCTTCTCCGAATGGGCGTAGGCATCAAGAATGTGTAAGGCCGGGGCCGCTTCAATGGATGGCAGGCTCGAGTAGAGGATCtaccaatcgtgaatagttACTTGAAAGTTTCGGGTATTTGCTGATACGGCCGTTGTTTTTAGCcttgcattcgtgatttagTGCCTATGGGAAGCGCTCAAAACATTGAGAGCCTGGTACGGCGGCAAAGGCGGCTCAACGAACGAAACACAAGGTGGCCAGATTGTAAAAAGTTCATCCACACCGCCGGGCTGTGAGCATCTCAAACTCCCCGTTCCAGCAATCACATGGGCGCAAAGGTGGTTCTGAGCTCAACTATCATGCATGCTAATGTCTTCTGCTATAGCTCTTGGTCGTTCGCTTGATATCGTCAATCAATCACATGGCAACATCTCATGGTCATGGCTGACAGGTTTGGACAAGTACGGTGTTACCAGTAAAAAATGCACCGGGCTTCTTTGGACGTCGGAAGCGCGCGACTGCAATTGCTTAAATGCGCCGAGCCAAGCCGTGAGGTCAGCCAAGGGTGCAGCAAGCCAGCATCCACACTGGTGACTACTGCGACTCAGGACAGGACTgctcaagtcacgagtgctcTCTGGATACTCGGATGCGCGTCTGCTTGCTGACGCCGTCCCACAGGTTGAGGCgccttttttttttttttttttgtccTCTTTTGAGGGGGATCCTGCCTTTCCCTGACGGGCAGGCTCTCGGCCTATCGTACTTGCTTGGCGTTTTTATTTTCTCATTGGtcacaatcatgaatttggattcacgatttgtggGTGACAGAGCGCTGTGTTGACAAGTTCGGGCATCGACCGATGAGTGTTATAAATTGCTTTTTTAGAGCTTGgcttcggtctcggcaCATCACAGACCCGTCGTAacttattcgtgattagtACCTGCTTCGTCTGCACGTCGTGATGTTGAACTTGGCGCCGGCATCGCAGAGCAGCTAAGTTGACCTAACTTAGCTACTCGacagcattcgtgattgctcaGATACAGCTCGCTGCGTCTTGGAAATATCGGACGCTTTCGTCACATCAAGCCGGCCAGTAACAATCACCCTCCGTTCACGTTCGCGTCCACAGTCACTCGCCACGATTGCTCAGAGTTTGGGCCTGCTGCGGCTTACTGCAACCTCCACGCGGTCGGCggccttgctgctgtctctctctctctctcacacacacacacctCTCACCATTCTGCCAGGAGCATAGTCGTGTGTACCAATCCCGATTTTCCTTACAACCGTCCTTCGGTACGACCGTCTCGTTCACGTCTCGCTACGCCCCCTTCCAGTGtcgccgtcatcatcattTTCCCTCGGTTCCGCCATCCCTCCTCGACTCACGCCGTCCTCATCCTTGTCGCTAAACGTCTTGCGCACAGCCTCTTGCCCTCACATTCGTTTGAATTCGCTTTCTCCGCATCATTGTCGTGCGCCGACTAgcacctcgctctcgccgTATCGTATCGGATCGCAAGCTGTCAGCAGCCTCGCACCATCTCTTGACTGAGCCTCAGTCAAGCACGGTCATCGTCCAACTTGTACCGCCCATTGCACAGATTTCTTTTGCAACCTA encodes the following:
- a CDS encoding aspartic endopeptidase, coding for MSSDRDLFITYGVLMGGAVAPIYFGSFASLKTPKTTRDLLKAARKKRKAAKGSDDSDSDSDSDSDSDLDDDDTLDRVTSSDAIWFPIMGSAVLFGLFLVFKYLNKEYVNLLLSFYFGFIGCLALSQALVSTSRAIVGRELWKKLPIFRLYLDQRGQGRLFKLSFTHVDVALIFVSAVLVGVYLVTKSWIISNLLALSLSLNAIALMSLDSFRTGAIMLGGLFVYDIFWVFATPVMVSVARNFDAPIKIVWPRNMLQVLLALQAREPQPKLQFSMLGLGDIVIPGIFVALALRYDQLVASEAKPSLGFTKSYTRFDKPYFKATLAAYVAGLATTMGVMHFFQAAQPALLYLSPACTGAVFLTAALRGEFKDVWNWTDGEQEQDKGKEQTKFNDSNGAKEPKHGVRRSSRRAISSKKD